One window of the Syngnathoides biaculeatus isolate LvHL_M chromosome 11, ASM1980259v1, whole genome shotgun sequence genome contains the following:
- the LOC133509143 gene encoding uncharacterized protein LOC133509143 isoform X1, protein MHPDTAVSPAPSPPTESDIEQQNSSPPEVTSRFTKVCGEGLPPRSCAKICLIRVFPQGQRERSIMMYAILDDQSNRSLARSEFFKLFDIQGDHTPYLMRTCAGTTEMTGRKAVGFQIEALNGEVCLDLPPLIECNEVTSNRSEIPSPEIAHSHAHLRSMAPHIPKIDPKAQILILLGRDLIQVHKVRDQINGRHNAPFAQRLDLGWVIVGEVCINSTYKSTVSVLKTHVLQNGRPSFLMTCQNHISVRERVGYAGEHRQSTTAQLTTYPASGVTAKDKLGRDVFVRTEDDNKPALSFEDETFLEIMQAEFKRDEQNNWIAPLPFRTPRPRLPNNRAQALSRLHSLQRTLNKKPTNQNPSDLATRHYVVYRARIPSQSTPTRNTQIL, encoded by the coding sequence ATGCACCCAGACACTGCTGTCTCCCCTGCACCATCTCCTCCGACAGAATCAGACATAGAACAGCAAAACAGCTCTCCTCCAGAAGTGACCTCCAGGTTCACCAAGGTCTGCGGCGAAGGTCTCCCACCAAGGTCCTGCGCCAAGATATGTTTAATCCGGGTTTTTCCCCAAGGACAACGAGAACGCTCAATCATGATGTATGCCATCCTCGACGACCAGAGCAATCGATCACTGGCCAGATCTGagttttttaagctgtttgacaTCCAAGGGGACCATACACCTTACCTGATGAGGACCTGTGCTGGAACCACGGAAATGACTGGGAGAAAGGCTGTTGGTTTTCAGATCGAAGCATTGAATGGTGAAGTGTGTTTGGACTTGCCTCCGCTCATTGAATGTAATGAAGTTACGAGCAACAGATCGGAAATCCCTTCTCCAGAGATCGCTCACTCCCATGCTCACTTGAGATCCATGGCACCTCACATCCCAAAGATCGATCCTAAAGCACAGATCTTAATCCTACTGGGGAGAGACCTCATACAAGTTCACAAGGTGAGAGATCAAATCAATGGACGCCATAACGCTCCCTTTGCCCAGCGTTTGGATTTAGGATGGGTTATAGTAGGGGAGGTTTGCATCAATAGTACATACAAGTCCACTGTATCAGTCCTTAAAACCCATGTCCTACAGAatggacgcccatcttttctgaTGACCTGCCAGAATCACatcagtgtgagagagagagtaggCTACGCCGGGGAGCACAGACAGTCTACCACCGCACAGCTGACAACATATCCTGCGTCTGGTGTTACTGCAAAAGATAAACTCGGACGAGATGTGTTCGTGAGAACGGAAGATGATAACAAACCTGCCTTGTCCTTTGAAGATGAGACCTTTCTGGAGATCATGCAAGCAGAGTTCAAGAGAGATGAGCAAAACAATTGGATTGCTCCTCTACCATTCAGAACACCCAGACCTCGCCTTCCAAACAACCGTGCTCAAGCTCTCTCCCGCCTTCATTCATTGCAACGCACATTGAACAAAAAGCCTACAAATCAGAATCCATCTGATTTAGCCACCAGACACTATGTGGTTTACAGGGCCAGAATTCCTTCACAATCCACACCAACCAGAAACACCCAGATCCTTTGA
- the LOC133509143 gene encoding uncharacterized protein LOC133509143 isoform X2, producing the protein MSHHHVKVKHQGRQYTEGAIRAAGLWIVAGKRLIGSVLHRCVTCCKHRGKLETQKMADLPSERLSSSPPFTYVGLDVFGPWNVISRRTRGGMAQSKRCAILFTCMSTRAVHVEVIESMDTASFINALRRFFALRGPAKQLRSDRGTNFVGASSELCMERADPGQTSTLKFLHENGCTWEFNPPHTSHMGGVWERMIGITRRILDSMLLETRHTHLTHEVLCTLLAEVSAIINARPLIPVSSDSTSPMMLTPAMLLTQKPGIPAPPRGFNEKDLFKCQWKQVQALANEFWSRWRDEYLHTLQPRCKWHTPRRHLQV; encoded by the coding sequence ATGAGTCATCACCATGTGAAGGTGAAACACCAAGGACGGCAGTACACAGAGGGAGCAATCAGGGCTGCTGGTCTGTGGATTGTTGCTGGCAAAAGATTAATAGGCTCAGTTCTTCATCGCTGTGTCACATGCTGCAAGCACAGAGGAAAACTTGAGACACAAAAGATGGCTGACCTCCCTTCAGAACGTCTGAGCTCATCTCCACCATTCACGTATGTAGGGTTAGATGTTTTTGGACCCTGGAATGTGATCAGTCGACGCACAAGAGGCGGAATGGCTCAAAGTAAGCGATGTGCtatactttttacatgtatgagCACCAGGGCTGTACATGTGGAAGTTATAGAGTCCATGGATACTGCCAGTTTTATCAATGCCCTGCGAAGGTTCTTCGCCTTAAGAGGGCCAGCTAAGCAGCTGAGATCAGACAGAGGCACGAACTTTGTGGGAGCCAGCTCTGAGCTGTGTATGGAACGAGCTGATCCAGGTCAAACCTCCACTCTTAAGTTCCTTCACGAGAATGGTTGTACCTGGGAATTCAATCCCCCACACACATCCCACATGGGAGGAGTCTGGGAGCGCATGATCGGCATAACCCGAAGAATTCTCGACTCCATGTTGCTGGAAACCAGACATACTCACCTGACCCATGAAGTGCTTTGCACCCTCTTGGCAGAGGTATCTGCTATCATCAATGCAAGGCCTTTGATCCCAGTCTCTTCTGATTCCACTTCTCCAATGATGTTGACCCCTGCTATGCTCTTGACCCAAAAACCGGGGATACCTGCTCCACCTAGAGGCTTCAATGAAAAGGATCTCTTCAAGTGTCAGTGGAAACAAGTGCAAGCATTGGCAAACGAATTCTGGTctcgatggagggatgaatatcTCCACACCCTTCAGCCAAGATGCAAATGGCACACACCACGTCGTCACCTGCAGGTTTGA